GAGCTTCAGTCCACGCAGGACGCCCCAATTCCAAGAATTTGTTGAGATTAGGCTGTAAATGTGATTTAACATTGCtcagaatttttcatattttttttccacaatagtagtagtactccataatttatttCACAAAGTTCAGGAGGGAGTTCATTGAGAAACAATTTCAtctgtactattttttaggaattactactattataatatcttaGGCCATTGGCCTACTACTCCTTCACTTCTCCGGCATCTAGCTATACCACCCAGAATTATgtcaaaaaatgaattcaaacCAGAAAAGGTGCTTTAGTTAAATTCGAGAGTTACTCGTGTAAATATGTTTCTCAATTTTAACTAGATTCCCTTATGCTCTAGTAGCTTCTTTGGTGATGTAACCCCTCACACCGGGTGCGTGATTAGGCGCCAATACACAAAATTCGGGCGTAGAGTAAACGTGTGGTTGCCACAGCACAAAAGTTCAACTCAAAATGCACAAAATTAGCATGCTTCGCAATCTCCAAGGTTCGAATTGAAAGGTAAAACAAAAAGTGGGGAGCAAAAGAGACCTGATTGAAGCAGTCAGAGTTGCTGAGAAGCGGGCCGTGGAAGAGACCGGCCGACGCAAGGACGGAGAGATCGAGCACATAGTCTCCTATGGCAACGGCCGGTCTGGGATCGGAAGCCGTTTCGCGCTTGAAGACGCCGTAGGGAAGGTTCTGAATCGGGAAGTGCGAGTCAGGGTGGACTTCAATGAATGACTTAAGCACCATTTCCAACAACTTGTTGTCAGGAGCAAGGCAAGTGCGCTGGAGAGGAGAGGAGAAAAGAGAGAGCGAGGACGCGAGAGTGAAAGGTTATGGGTTGCTTTGTAGGAAACGTAGGCCGAAAATGGAGTCGAACACGTGTCCATACTCTAATCCACTTTTTTAATTGTCTcactccatattttattttcattttattcctATAGCAGCGCGACGTGCGAAACAATTGTTCGCCGGGCCTTTACGACGGGGACCGTTCGGATCATCTACTATTTTTCCTACTCCATTTCCTACTTCATCTctcacaaacataaataaGGGACTGaccatcatattttatgtttgtgaggAGTGGAGTAGGGAAAGTATTAGGTGATCCAAGTTGGCATTAGAGGCGGCTGTCTCGCCATTTTCTCATGCACTAGACTAGTTTATATAATCCCTCCCCTTCCGCGGCCGCCACAATAAGTACTCCTAGTTCAATCTTTAATTCATTATACTCGAACCTAATCCATAAGTCATAATCATCGAGAGTAGTAGTAAGTTAGTACATTTACGATTCGCGTCGATGAATGCCCACCTTTTGTTCTACCTAACACCCAAACTTAAGGAGTAATTCAAAGCACTAAAGGTAGTCCCCAATTTTGATTCTCAATATTAAACGAGTCATTGTTTTGCTatgttataaaaataacaaattattatagaataaattataagtaatgTTTATTAATATGAACTactcacaaaagatgtcacattttttttataaaataatttatatgtaaTAGAAAGAACGAGTCATTTCTTTGccatttctctctcatatttatgaattccctaaataaataatactccctcctaTCACAAGAGTATGATAACATAGTACCGCCACTTTGACCAGTATGATTGACAATGCGTATGATTGAGTAATTAGTAAAACACTGCTTCTCTAACCAGTATTTCGCGTAGATATGTacgaattatttttaatttattaataaaaaatgtatatgatttaatatattaaggaataaatagttaaacaaGTTTATTCAGTCCAACAAAGCATGTGCTAAATTAagtctatattatttttatctaagtTATCACTTGAGGTTTATGCCATtagggagtactattaataTGAATCTTATTGATTCAAGAAACATGTGTCCGGATTTGTTCTTGCAAAACTACTGAATAACCCAAACAAGAAATAGGATAAAAAAGATGGAAAAGAAGATAAATGTTATGATTTAGATAAAGCTCAAGAAAGATAACCCAATGGCTACTATGTGAGGGGGTTAAATCAGGGTACACAGTAGCCTGTTAAGGGGGAGGCCTTAACCCACTAGCTGCCAGAAGCCCATCTCCCAAGGCCTCACACATGTGCCTGAGAGATGGAAGCAACTACACGACAACAGTGAGATTCGAACCCAAGCTCATTGCAGCAAGATCTGCCCCCTCCACTGGATTCGAACCCAATGGCTACTTTCACAAACAACAACCTAATGGCTCCACCAACTtgcaacacaagaactagcaagCATACCTTAACAAATAATCTAAGCCCAATAATAGATAAAGTGCAACCACAAgggattttagaaaaatctTCAATGATGAAGATGGGTGCTCAAATTTGAATCTTTGTTCTTAAATAATGTTCAAAGTCTAATGGCAAAAACCCTAGACAtgggtatttatactaaaggTTAAAAGTGCTAAATAAAAGAGgcaaaaaaagttcaaaaacGCAACTCACACAAAATGCCCGAGTCGGGCGTTTTCCTTCTTATAAATGCTCGGGTCGGGCAAACTCTCTAGAATCGAAACCAAAAACTGCTAAAAAGGCTCGGGTCGGGCGTTTTCTCCTTGAAAATCGTCTGGGTCGCGCGTTTCTTTTTGGACTGTGCAAGTTTTGTAAAACGATCACAACTTTCTCACCCgggctccgattgaggcgtgcaagGTACTCAcacgaagctctttcgacaCTAGAGACAAGGTGGTCTGAGGAGAGCATTTGGACTTTATCTTCATAGGAAAATTCTAGTTTGAATCAGACTCCAAATCCAGCTTGGCTCCTTGCCATGTCTCCAGCTTCTTCTCGGACCTCAATCAACCCATGCCCTCGATGTCGTGGTAATCTATGATGTTGAATACCTGGATTCACATCATCCCCTCCTTCTTTTGAtcgatttgtcctcaaatatGAGACTTCCTCTTTTGTCTAACTCTTAGACTTCCATCCATTCATGTTGGCTCCTTGGCGTGCCTTATGTCTCATTCTTGGACCTTGATCTACCCACAACCCGCATGGACGGGAGAACTCATGTTGCCTAGCACCCGTGGTCATATCAACTATATTGTATCACTCCAAAGTTTAACGGAGGTTCCCCTGATTGTTGACAAGATTTATTATTGTATTCTTACATGGAGTCTTCAGTGAAgtgtgcaattttttttattggatatgagtttttaatgcacaattggtaaaataagagaaaatagaaataaaaagtaattaaaatattgttagttcAGATGGATCTCACTTCactagagagaaaagagtttccaaaattagaatgtgcatatttttgtgggacgaactaaaaaggaaagcgtgcatattcttattgaacggaaggagtagtaattattttattaatatactagtattaattaattcatagactttacacttattttattattttaatacgcTCGTCACCTCTGTTAATAGGTTGATTTttacaatgattaagaaaatgtATTGTACAATAAGCAACAATCCGAATAAAGAACCTATGTATGCTCTAAGCTATGTACTATACACATTGCCTTCGTGTCTCTAGTGAGAAATGaagttttatactccctccgtcccaatctAAGCGAcccacttcttttgggcacaggaATTTAGGTAGTGTTGTTTAGTGGTGTAAAAGAGGTTGCTAATAAAGTAGATTAAGTGATgtgatgtatttttatttttgaatttaaaatggatagaataatttattgtttttaacattatttatttagctCTACTCTTATTAGCTGTACTGATGTTCAAATAATCGAActaaatgtaaattaaaaattgaaattgtttgtacgttaaaataatcaaaacaaatgcaaattaaaaattgaaattgtttatacattaaaatattcaaatcaaatgtaaattaaaaactgaaattgttGATTCACATCAAACGTTGGCCATACAAAAACATGGCttttcaaattcactaaaaatcTGCCATTAAAATAATCAGAATAAAggtaaattgaaatttgaaatttttgattcACAATAGAAGCTGGCGCCACATTTTTCAAGCTGCcatacaaaattttcattcaaaaGTCAACAAAAAGTAGCGCCATTAGTTCCCTATATATACATTGACTGACTAGATTTTACATTCAACAACACAAAACTCAAAATGCAGTCATCCATAAACTTTTCCTCAGAGCATCAACAAAAGGTTGTGCAATTCATCATAGAAAGATACACAAACGGTAAGCCACCGTGAGGCACGATGAAGGAAGCTCGGGAGAAGTTTAACATATCAGCTTCAACCTGCACAAGGTATTGGAGAGAAGCTAAAAAACAGGCAGCTGAAGGAAAAACAATGCAGGTAATTAATCGTAGGAAGGATAGACCATGTAGCAAACGTGTTCATCTTGATCTTACTTTACTTAAAAGTTTGCACTACACCAAAAGAGGAAGTATCAGAACATTGGCTGTTGGATTAAGCTGCACTAAGAGCACAGTAGGAAGATGGGTGAAATCAGGCCTTATTAGATCTCATACATCAGCTATTAGGCCTGATTTAACAGGCCCCAACAAATTGTTGAGGATGAGATTCACATTAGAGGCCTTAGAATTAGATAGGATTTTGAAGACAATCAAGTTCAAAGATATGCACAACACAATCCACATAGATGAAAAGTGGTTCTACATCACGAAAGGTATGCACAGGTTCTATTTAGCACCGGGAGAGGATGAGCCACATAGATCATGCCAAAATAAGAAGTTTATATCGAAAATCATGTTTATGTGCGCTGTTACAAGACCATTGTTTGGAAGAAATGGGGAGGTTTTGTTTGGTGGTAAGATAGGTATATTTCCTTTCATAGAGAGGGTTCCAGCAAAGAGGAGTAGCAAAAACAGGAGGGCTGGAACAATAGAAACTAAACCAATCGAAAGCATCACAAAGGAGGTGACAAAGGACTATATAATAAACAAGGTATAGTCTTCTAATCAGCATTTAATACCTGCagtattttaatgcattaCAGTGATAACAATTCATTTAGTGCATCACTGAAACACAAACTGCCAATGTTTTGTTGCATGCATTGAATGAAGTGATTACAGTTCAGATTTATTTGATGCATGGTTTTAATGTATGCATTCAAGTTATACATTCAATTTCTGATAAAAGTTGAATGCATTCAATGCAATTAATGCAATACTTGAATGCCAACACAGATTATTCCAGCCATCATGCCAAAATGGCCGGAGGGAGCAAGTAAGCAAATCTTCATACAACAAGATAATGCAAAGCCACACATTAAGGGTGATGATTTGGATTTTATTGCTGCTGCAAATCAGAATGGATTCAATATAAAGCTAGTGCAACAACCCCTTAACTCACCCGATACTAATGTGAATGACTTAGGGTGGTTTCGAGCAATACAATCACTTCAAGTGCAAACTGCATGCAATACATTGGATGATCTATTGAATGCCGTGGAAAAATCATTTCATGACCTATGTCCTATAACCTTGGACAATGTTTTTATGTCTCTACAGGGATGCATGATTGAGATCATGAAGTTCAATGGGCACAACAAGTACAAGATTCCCCATATGGGAAAAGGTGCTCTTAGAAGGTTGGACCAACTACCTCAGAACTTAGAAGTTCCAATGGAGCTAGTTGTTGCTTGCATTGCTTATTTGGAAGCACAAGGGTATAATGAAGGAATTGAAAGGATTGTGCAAGATTTGGGATTGGAACCTACTGTGCAAGGAGCAACATCAGTGCATCTTTTGGGAATATGAGAATCTTTTGGCCAgaaatattttggtaaaatGTGAATCTTTTGAGCAGAAATATTTTGTAGAGATGTTGTAGCAACATGTGATTTGTGTAAGCTTGTTGTAGCAACATGTCAATCTTTTGTAAAAGTGCTATAGTAGCATGTGtatcttttgaaaaaaaaaaactaatgtaAAGAAAGCTTTTGATGCAAAATGAAGGAATGTGTTTATGCATTACAGCCACACACACAGTTCACGTAGATTCAAAATCCTTCAACAATTTACATGGCTTTAACATCAATTTACTGACACCAAGAATTCAAAATCACCAACAATTCACAACCAACAAAATATCACACTCACCAACCTTTCATATAGAATCAGCATCCAATTCACAAGTCACCAACAATACACATAGATTCAACAAACTATTCAGTAAACACTAACACAAATTTGccacaaactaaaaataattaacaatagCCAAGTTGAGATGAACCATAACAGATGAAAGATCTCACCAATATTACACTTTCTCAATCTCCTTAGAGGAATTCAACTCATCATAATCAGGGCTGTGGAAACCAAAAATCCCTTCCTCCTTCATCTGTCGTTCAGCCTCTACCTTGCAAGCCTCCCAAGTTTCACCAGTCATCATCCAAGCAGGAAGAGGCTCAAGTGAATCCATATTAGATTCGGTGTCTGCTTCGGCAGCGGCAGCTGCAGCGGCAGCATCCCGATCCAATATTACTTGGAACCGATCTTTGATATCCTGTAGTGTCACGCATTCGGAGAGACCATCGCTCCTTGGCTTCTTTGCAGTGGGTTTGGCATCAGGACATGGAGCTTCTCCGTCGGAATATTCGACCGGCGCAACGAGGGGGCgggagggggaggggggaAAATtcttgcttttctttttccttgcACCACCGTGAGAGATTCTTTActgccaccgccaccgccagCAGATTTATAGCATCCAGGGACATATGACAAGATAGGGCGAGTGAGGGGGCGTCGAGGGTTAACCCACCCGTCGTCGGATGGGTTAGGTTCGTCACTACCAGCAGATTCGTCGGAAGCCATTGAGTGagaatttgaaagagaaatgctagatctagggtttttttttttgcaagaGTCGgctagagagaaaagagagattgagtgggaagagagagaggcgTAAAAAGAAAGTGATTTTGGAATTGGAGTGTTGGGTACAGAAAATTTTGgaatacattattttaatgcTAATTGTAATAAGGgcattaattaaacttaatctaaatcatgtttaaaatccctaatttttactaaaaatagaaatgagtcATGTATgttgggacaccccaaaaaggaatacgagtCGCTTaggttgggacggagggagtatcaatttttcaaatgtcaaaattatactccctccctccccaaaaaaattgataaacttttaataatgtgcaattggtaaagtaaaagagagatggaaaaaataaaagagagagaaaaaggtaggGAAATGACtattagtggattgtgggtttcatattataaatgacatgtaagattattatttattgaaaaactttccatatttaaactttgtctaattttgggggacgTTTCAAAATGGTTAAACTAGTCTACTTTTTAGGGACGTATGGAGTATGACATAACTTTTGCAAGTAATATCATAATGGACTTGGTTTTATCTATCAACAGAAAGGTTTCATAATGGTCACTGTCAATTAATCTAGCCTTCTAGGTTGTTCTTtgtgttggggtttgtatactaaaagatgcttcgagcgtacatgcctttgtacagtcagcttgtgcatgtatacaagaaacgccacgtccacttgtttacctaattatgagaataaataatataatataatggtttattattgaaatatgataaacaagtctaaggctttttactaagaaggtcaattagggaaattcgatgaatctcctcatgagttttccagtaggggacttggccagatctagtaagaagaaaaacgtattcacaacctagataggctttggctacctattggtacggttgtggtgtttgtgataattctctcttacctaagaagagattagtaacaccgatgtggtaaagcactgaaaggatctaatccgaaatgtattctttattgctatctactgaaagaatatatttcagaaagtttagtattNNNNNNNNNNNNNNNNNNNNNNNNNNNNNNNNNNNNNNNNNNNNNNNNNNNNNNNNNNNNNNNNNNNNNNNNNNNNNNNNNNNNNNNNNNNNNNNNNNNNATCCGCAGAGTAATCGGGCTTCTGACAGGCTTGGTAGGTGAGACGATTGTTGAAGAAACGGCCACGAATAGGTGGTCGACCGTCAGTGCGAGGAGATGAAGATGAGCTTTGCCGACCATCTTGGTGAACATGAGTGGAGTAAGCAATGTAGGCTGATGGTTGAGAGCCATCAACATTTAAAGAAGGGGTGCGAGTAGCCTACAAGCGAGATTCTAAACATAAAAGGGGAGCACCAACATTATGAACAGACCATTATCACATTTAGAGGTGACAATGACCACAACATGGTCAAATTCAAGACCAAGACCACCAAGGATGTGAAGAATATGATCATCTTTTGAAACATTGTGGCTtgtaaaatttagaaaatcacgatagaaaaaaataatcacatatttgtttaatattttaaagctatgaagttaatattttctcttgtTCTTTCTGAAAAAATCGAATTAGatacataataatattaatactaattgaatatataattttgattttaagaacttctaagtttgattttaatctttactttcaaaatattagtttatataaatacttaataaaaaaatatttcatatgtttttaactcatgtatattttaaagttatatattttatatatactatattatgcaataaaattaaaatttaatacgtACTGTATTATGTTAATATCAATTGAGTTTACCGTTATACGGAgtaattttaaagaatttcataattttattcttttactttctaaaaatctaaattttaaaaattcttaatttttaagtttcaGTCGAATTCCATGGTCATAATCTAATCTAATGATATAAATATGGAGCATGGGATattctaactaattttaaagtgctaATGTACATCCAATCacgtgctgccacgtggcaagaAAAACGCAATAttgtaaacataaaaatgcaatatacatTTGTAGAAGTGATAGATGAATTTTGCCCGATtacattttagttataggcagattgcattttttattgttaagttttgcattttaaatattgactgtttaatttgcatttttttatatatagtcgaattgcatttatatatagtttattttgcattgtagacaatttatgttaaaatgcaaaacttaataatataaaatgcaattacTAAAATACAATATGCGGAAATGCATGTACAATTTCACAaatgtgtattgcatttttgtgttaaacacattgcatttttcgtgccacatgGCCGTAcgtgattggatgtacgttagcactCTAATTAAAGATGCACCCTAGTGTTCCCCGTGGAGCATTATATAAATTAGTCAAACTATTAAAcgtaataaagaaaaaattatgaaaatattacatcaaaatgtatcttttttattttaataacaGTAGTCTTCAGATTTTCAATGTTTATAGCGAAGGGTTTAATACGAAACAGAGAGACTGAATCGACATCTCCGAAcctaaattagatttatttctGAAAGAAAGCGTTTGCCTTTGGGCCTTTGGCCGACGAGGTTGAATTCAAGCTTTTCAGCTCTACTATTACCTGAACCCTAACATCGATTTATCCACGCCCTAGCACCCCCTTGATTTCAATTTCTCTGTCATTCCTAATTGTGGGtttttaaatcaataaattaggAACGGTGAAAGATGTCAATTGATTTGATATTGAAGCCGTCGTGCGGTGCCTGTGGATCGACGACGGAGCTCTACGGCAGCACGTGCAAGCACCTGACGCTATGCGTGAGCTGTGGCAAATCTATGGCCGAGAAACGTTCCAAGTGCTACGAGTGCGGAACCCCTATCACTCGCCTGATTAGGGTTCGTCATGATTGGagaaatttattgaaatttttcaGAAATAATTTCTTGTAACGTATCCCTACATTAATTTCAGTATGCTTATGCACATAACTGGATGGTTCAACTGTAAATCTGTTGGATGTCAATTTGAACGCCGACTCTTAATAGTTATGTTTATGAATTGTTTATCTGTAGACAATTTGGAGTGCCGAATATTAAGTTAATGAGTTGTCATTTCTGTGACTCGAGTAATTCAAAGTTTTTTCTAGCAATCTTACTCATTGGTTAACTTCTCCATCCAAGTATAAGAGAATTGATTGTTTGTTTCTGTAATATACTTTTACATGAACTGAAATATCAAGTTAGTCGGTGTGCTTTAGCATCTGAAGTCAAAATGATGCTTGTCTGTTTATGTCTATAGGTTTCAAGGTTCTAGTTGACATGCCATGTTATAACCAAAACTTGAAGTACATTTATGAGTTTTAACTGTAACCATTACTGGAGATAGTTTAGAGGCTCTAAAACTTGCATTGTTGTAAACATTTGGCATAGAGAAAGTGAATATTGGTGATATGAACTGCATTCATTAATCTGTTCTTTAT
The nucleotide sequence above comes from Salvia hispanica cultivar TCC Black 2014 chromosome 5, UniMelb_Shisp_WGS_1.0, whole genome shotgun sequence. Encoded proteins:
- the LOC125189975 gene encoding uncharacterized protein LOC125189975, giving the protein MKEAREKFNISASTCTRYWREAKKQAAEGKTMQVINRRKDRPCSKRVHLDLTLLKSLHYTKRGSIRTLAVGLSCTKSTVGRWVKSGLIRSHTSAIRPDLTGPNKLLRMRFTLEALELDRILKTIKFKDMHNTIHIDEKWFYITKGMHRFYLAPGEDEPHRSCQNKKFISKIMFMCAVTRPLFGRNGEVLFGGKIGIFPFIERVPAKRSSKNRRAGTIETKPIESITKEVTKDYIINKIIPAIMPKWPEGASKQIFIQQDNAKPHIKGDDLDFIAAANQNGFNIKLVQQPLNSPDTNVNDLGWFRAIQSLQGCMIEIMKFNGHNKYKIPHMGKGALRRLDQLPQNLEVPMELVVACIAYLEAQGYNEGIERIVQDLGLEPTVQGATSVHLLGI